One stretch of Pseudomonas sp. NC02 DNA includes these proteins:
- the lpdA gene encoding dihydrolipoyl dehydrogenase has protein sequence MSQKFDVVVIGAGPGGYVAAIKAAQLGLSTACIEKYTDKEGKLALGGTCLNVGCIPSKALLDSSWKFHEAQDGFAIHGINHAGVTMDVPAMVGRKANIVKGLTSGVATLFKANGVTSLQGHGKLLAGKKVEITKPDGSTEIIEAENVILAPGSRPIDIPPAPVDQNVIVDSTGALEFQAVPKRLGVIGAGVIGLELGSVWSRLGSEVTVLEALDTFLLAADTAVSKEALKTLTKQGLDIKLGARVTGSKVNGEEVVVTYTDKDGEQTITFDKLIVAVGRRPVTTDLLASDSGVNIDERGFIHVDDHCATTVPGVYAIGDVVRGMMLAHKASEEGIMVVERIKGHKTQMNYDLIPSVIYTHPEIAWVGKNEQQLKAEGVEVNVGTFPFAASGRAMAANDTGGFVKVIADAKTDRVLGVHVIGPGAAELVQQGAIGMEFGTSAEDIGMMVFSHPTLSEALHEAALAVNGHAIHIANKKKR, from the coding sequence ATGTCGCAGAAATTTGACGTTGTAGTGATTGGCGCAGGCCCTGGCGGCTACGTTGCCGCCATCAAGGCCGCACAACTGGGCCTCTCGACTGCTTGCATCGAAAAATACACCGACAAGGAAGGCAAACTGGCGCTGGGCGGTACTTGCCTGAACGTTGGCTGCATTCCTTCCAAGGCGCTGCTGGACAGCTCCTGGAAATTCCACGAAGCGCAAGACGGTTTTGCCATCCACGGCATCAACCACGCTGGCGTGACCATGGACGTGCCAGCGATGGTCGGCCGCAAGGCCAACATCGTTAAAGGCCTGACTTCCGGCGTTGCTACCCTGTTCAAGGCCAACGGCGTTACTTCCCTGCAAGGCCACGGCAAACTGCTGGCCGGCAAGAAAGTTGAAATCACCAAGCCTGACGGTTCGACCGAAATCATCGAAGCCGAGAACGTGATCCTGGCTCCAGGTTCGCGTCCAATCGACATTCCACCGGCTCCGGTTGACCAGAACGTGATCGTTGATTCGACCGGCGCCCTGGAATTCCAAGCGGTTCCAAAACGTCTGGGCGTGATCGGCGCTGGCGTGATCGGCCTGGAACTGGGTTCGGTCTGGTCCCGCCTGGGTTCCGAAGTGACCGTGCTGGAAGCCCTGGACACGTTCCTGCTGGCTGCCGACACCGCAGTGTCCAAAGAAGCGCTGAAAACCCTGACCAAACAAGGTCTGGACATCAAGCTGGGCGCTCGTGTTACCGGTTCCAAGGTTAACGGCGAAGAAGTTGTCGTGACCTACACCGACAAGGATGGCGAACAGACCATCACTTTCGACAAGCTGATCGTAGCCGTTGGTCGCCGTCCGGTGACCACTGACCTGCTGGCTTCCGACAGCGGCGTGAACATCGACGAGCGTGGTTTCATCCACGTTGACGATCACTGCGCTACCACCGTGCCGGGCGTCTACGCCATTGGCGACGTGGTTCGCGGCATGATGCTGGCGCACAAGGCTTCCGAAGAAGGCATCATGGTTGTCGAGCGCATCAAGGGTCACAAGACCCAGATGAACTACGACCTGATCCCGTCGGTTATCTACACCCACCCGGAAATTGCATGGGTCGGCAAGAACGAACAGCAGTTGAAAGCTGAAGGCGTTGAAGTTAACGTCGGCACCTTCCCGTTTGCCGCTTCTGGCCGTGCCATGGCAGCCAACGACACCGGTGGTTTTGTCAAAGTCATCGCTGATGCCAAGACTGACCGCGTATTGGGCGTCCATGTGATCGGCCCAGGCGCAGCAGAACTGGTTCAGCAAGGCGCAATCGGTATGGAATTCGGCACCAGCGCCGAAGACATCGGCATGATGGTTTTCTCCCATCCGACCCTGTCCGAAGCGCTGCACGAAGCCGCGTTGGCAGTGAATGGCCATGCCATCCACATCGCCAACAAGAAGAAGCGCTAA
- the odhB gene encoding 2-oxoglutarate dehydrogenase complex dihydrolipoyllysine-residue succinyltransferase, with product MAIEIKAPSFPESVADGTVATWHKKPGEAVKRDDLIVDIETDKVVLEVLAEADGVLGAIVAEEGATVLSNQVLGSIEEGGAAAAAPAPAAAAAPAAAAAPAAAPAAGGEDPIAAPAARQLADENGINLASIKGTGKDGRVTKEDVVAAVEAKKNAPAAAPAKAAAPAAAAPVFAAGDRTEKRVPMTRVRATVAKRLVEAQSNMAMLTTFNEVDMTEVMALRSKYKDLFEKSHNGVRLGFMSFFVKAATEALKRFPAVNASIDGGDIVYHGYADVGVAVSSDRGLVVPVLRNAELMSLAEIEGGIANFGKKARDGKLTIDEMTGGTFTITNGGTFGSMMSTPIVNPPQAAILGMHNILQRPMAINGQVVIRPMMYLALSYDHRLIDGKEAVTFLVTIKNLLEDPARLLLDI from the coding sequence ATGGCTATCGAAATCAAAGCCCCGTCATTCCCGGAATCGGTTGCCGATGGCACCGTTGCCACCTGGCACAAGAAACCAGGCGAGGCCGTCAAGCGTGACGACCTGATCGTCGACATCGAAACCGACAAGGTCGTGCTCGAAGTGTTGGCTGAAGCTGACGGCGTGCTGGGCGCAATCGTTGCCGAAGAAGGCGCTACCGTCCTGTCGAACCAGGTACTGGGCTCGATCGAAGAGGGCGGTGCCGCTGCCGCTGCTCCTGCTCCTGCCGCCGCTGCGGCACCGGCTGCTGCCGCAGCTCCAGCTGCTGCACCGGCTGCGGGTGGCGAAGATCCAATCGCTGCACCGGCTGCGCGTCAGCTGGCTGACGAAAACGGCATCAACCTGGCGTCCATCAAGGGCACCGGCAAAGATGGCCGTGTGACCAAGGAAGACGTGGTTGCCGCCGTTGAAGCCAAGAAAAACGCTCCAGCTGCTGCGCCTGCCAAGGCTGCTGCCCCGGCTGCCGCTGCTCCTGTGTTCGCCGCTGGCGACCGCACCGAGAAGCGCGTACCGATGACCCGCGTGCGTGCCACCGTGGCCAAGCGCCTGGTTGAAGCACAGTCGAACATGGCGATGCTGACTACTTTCAACGAAGTCGACATGACCGAAGTCATGGCCCTGCGTTCGAAGTACAAGGACCTGTTCGAGAAGTCCCACAACGGCGTACGCCTGGGCTTCATGTCGTTCTTCGTGAAAGCGGCCACCGAAGCGCTGAAACGCTTCCCGGCAGTCAACGCTTCCATCGACGGCGGCGACATCGTTTACCACGGTTATGCTGACGTCGGCGTTGCCGTCTCCAGCGACCGTGGCCTGGTGGTACCGGTTCTGCGTAACGCCGAGCTGATGAGCCTGGCTGAAATCGAAGGCGGCATCGCCAACTTCGGCAAGAAAGCCCGTGACGGCAAACTGACCATCGACGAGATGACCGGTGGTACCTTCACCATCACCAACGGTGGTACTTTCGGTTCGATGATGTCGACTCCGATCGTCAACCCGCCACAAGCTGCGATCCTGGGCATGCACAACATTCTGCAGCGTCCTATGGCGATCAACGGCCAAGTGGTTATCCGCCCGATGATGTACCTGGCGCTGTCGTACGATCACCGCCTGATCGATGGTAAAGAAGCCGTGACTTTCCTGGTGACCATCAAGAACCTGCTGGAAGACCCGGCTCGTCTGCTGCTGGATATCTGA